The genomic region AGAATTCTAATATAGATATAACCAATGATGAGTAAACAGCCTTTATTGTATTAAGGGAAAGAtcagcacaactgcgaagtatatAACCCAGTACTTTTGAAGCCTTTGCTGTCACATAGTTAATGTGATCCACAAACGTTAAGTTTTCATCGAATATTACTCCTAAATCCTTTACTGTTTTAACATAAGAGAGCGCTTTACTGTCGATGACATATGATGATTGATATTTTTTTGCAACTTTGTGGAAGCTAATGAAATGACAtttattaatgtttaaaaagaGTCTGTTTTTGTTACACCACTCAACTAAATTATTGAGATCGTTTTGAAGGAGACTACAATCTTCATGATCTTTGATAGATCTGTAAATCTTCAAATCATCAGTAAATAGCAAGTACTTAGAGTGATTAAAACATTCACCTATGTCGTTAATAAATAGATTGAACAGAAGGGGCGAGCAATGAgcaccttgtggaactccagattTTATTTGTATTGCATCTGACATAAATGAACCCAGTTTGACTTTTTGTGTGCGACCTATTAAATAGCTATCAAACCACTTTAAAAGCTGATCGCTGAAACCATATGCCTTAAGTTTATGTAGCAGTAAGTAGTGGTCAATCCTATCAAAGGCTTTTGAAAAGTCTGTGTATACACAATCTACCTGACATTTTCTTTCCAGATCTCTGATAATAAATGTTTCATAAGATAGTAAGTTTGTAGTTGTGGATTTCTTGTGCATAAAGCCAtgttgataattatttattaattgttgaCAAGTAAAACTAATATGGTTATAAATCAACTTATCAAGTAGTTTAGGAATGGTCGATTGTTTAGATATACCTCtgtaattttctatattttctcttTCGCCAGATTTAAAAATTGGAATTAAATggctagttttccatttatcaggAAGAATGCCTAATTTCAATGATAAGTTATATAGAACAAACAATGGTTGAGTTAGACTGTAAGCACagtttttcaagaaaaaatcgggaagaccatccGGTCCAGCTGTTACATTATTAGAAAGTTTTGACAAACCGTCAAAAATAACTTCCGCTGTCAAAGAATCACACTTTATAGATGAATAATTATTAAATGTGTCATGATAACTTACATCCAGGGAAGAAACATAAACTTCAGAGAAGTAAACAGCAAAAAGTTCACTTATCTGATCACCATTCACAGCTTTTTTATCAGCTAGATACATATTATTAGGAACATCATATAGATTATTTTTTCGGCTAAAAAATCTCCAAAAtgacctgggatcggtattaaaattattttcaaggtCTTTTTTGTAATTCACAAAACATTCTttagataaaatattacattgaCTACGTAACTTTGAAAATTCTATGTAATAACAGCGATTGCCAGTATTCTTGTAATTTTTGTGAGCTATTTTCTTTTGGATGATTAAATTTCTCAACTCAGCATTGAACCACTTTGGGAAAGTTGATACCTTACTTTTCTTTTTGGGCACAAAAAGATTTAATGCCATACTCAGAATATGATAGAAATTGTGTACTGCAGTATTTAtgtcatttaaatttaaatacttgtgcCAATTGatacattactttacataatcaaagaaaatgatcagaagctatcaatgtccgactgttttagtaattgtttgttgaccaataatgattcttggtcaacataaaactactaaaacaatcggacattgttaGTAATTGTAGCCAACGATGTCTGATTGTTTgagtaattgtatgttgaccaataatgatacttggtcaacatacaattactaaaacaatctgacattgatagcttctgatcattttctttgattatgtaaagtagtgttaaaatcagttaggccactctggctctcatggcctcaaatATCGTCTGTATAAGTTGGATACTTATAGAAGTTTGTCTTTTAGGAATTGAAAGTCATTGCTGATCTTTTGGCAACAAAATACGGTCCTCAATATGCGGAAGCCTGTAGAATAGAATCCGTCGAATCCATAAGTGCTAAGTTGAAGCACAAGTTGTCAATTCAAGCTCCCCCAAAACTTCTTGTTGAGAAATATATGATAGAAATAGCAAAATCGTATAATGTGCCTTATGAACCTGATGCACAGATTATGGCTACAGAGAAAGGTAACTTACGCACAACTTCCATAATTTTCTGGTACAACTCAGTTATTTGATTCTTTTAGGACACGATGCACTGTTAATCGACTTATCCACAAACAACTTGGGTGGTGGTGGTATGCCCCAACCTCCAGGATTTTTTGGCTACCCACAACCACCTCCGCTACCACAATTTGTAAATCCCATGCCGCCCCAACCATTTACTTACCCGGTAAGTGACAAAACAAATTAGCCCAGTCGTGATTgtatttgaccttgcattacgagctgccccaaattttatttttctaatctttaaggggggtcaatagtagtgtaaatttaaactctcgacaaaagccattttcaatttcaacttttcgacaaaaattataagaactaaaattgttgaaaatgtgattttctataatttcttttattgCAATCTTTTTCATGCGGTCGTTATTTTCGTTTGGAGTTATGGTgggaaatagtgacagttagagcataattattgaattatcttatttaatattagttttacaacaaaaatgaagagaatcaaattttatacaattttgatttctttggtTTTTTGGTAAAATCAATGTATGGTAGTAtgtatgtggtaaaggtgcgagcgtaagacatgattgattttatagcaatattgtttttgttcaatatctacgccattttcaacttttagacaaaaatggCCACAattaaaattgttccaaatatgatttcctacaatgtttttcgtgcggttgatattttccgagtcaagcgggaaaatagtaaaaaggggtgggggagaataatttttgaattgaatcTTGTCTCTGAGCTgcaccaaattttataattctatcctttaagGGAAgttaatagtagtgtaaatttaaaatcgccaCTGAATTCTGCTGTTGCGTTAGctgccatattgattttaaaagaGATCccttgttgcttaatatctccgccattttcaacttttcgacaaaaatggtaggaactaaaattgttgaaaatgcaatttcctacaatttcttttccacagtTTTTTTTATGCAAATAGTGGAAGTGGAGGGGAAGCATGATTATTGAATTATCTTATTAACTATACAagataattgtacataaacaaaaataaagagaattaattatattttatacaatttttgaaacttccaataaaacaccaaccaaactacaTAAAATATATGAATAATAACTTaaatgcattaagttcacttaattttatgaACTAacaagtttattttttattttatttatcaactGGCaatattggttgaatttgtctgtcgatattttaagtttcatgtcagctaatatattttttatatttcaacaatttttttttaaattgtggaCCCTGTTGAGAAGAATTTCCCCATTCCCACCCCCCTCGTAGATCCGCCACtagttctctcgaaaaattgtaggaaatcgcaATTGCAACAGTTTCAGTCCTTACACTGTTTGTCAAAAACTTGAAAATGGCTgagatattaaacaaaaacaattgctgtAAAACCATAGGGGGGCCTTACGCTCGCGCTTTTGAATGAAAGATCAAAATtatgtaaaatttaattctctccatttttgtataggtacatttttgtcgtaaaactaataataaacgagataattcaataattttgcTCTAACTGTgactattttccgccataactcggaaaatatagactgcacgaaaaaattgtaattaaagaaattatagaaaatcacattttcaacaattttaggtTGTATgcattttgtcgaaaagttgaaaatggcggagatattgagcaaaaacgatTCTCGTTTagaatcaagatggcggctaacgcaacggcggaattcagtcgagattttaaatttataatttatactACTAAAGAttagcaaaataaaatttggggcagcttgtagtgcaaggttaggcctgttattcgtctaacccgactggactaaataAAATCGTTAAGATAAGGATTATCTTATGTTGTTTTGTAGGATCAGAAAGGTAAAGAACTCAATATCGGTCCAACAGCACCCCCTACACCTCCGTTTCCGTATAATATTCCACCAAATGGAGAAAAAGAAGTTAATACTGACATCGGGGTAAGTTTCTTCGGATTTTTAGTTTGATTTTGCGATGTATATTTGTAGACAATTTAAGTTTTCgatattttacaaataaataaaGTGGTCATTTTTTGTCGAAATTTTCCTACATCTTTAAGATGCAAACATTTTGCTTTTTATAAAGGGCTAAATATTTCAATATTCCATTTTATTTTAAGACAACAGTACCGTGGTCTAGTCAGCAGAGATTTGATCTCTAAAAATGGAACAAACAAGCTGAATTGTGCTAAAAGTGCCAATAAAGATGGAAAAAAGTTCGTTATTTCTACCCCCGGGCTTCCCCTTAGAACTCCTCCCCCAGGGGCGGGGGGACGGAAAACATCGATTACCAAGAACGAATTTTAAACAAGAAACctagctgagataattttgaagAGAAAAGTTTATTAGCACATTATGTATACAATCGTAAGaatccaaattttatttaaaaaattgattttgtgCGCGCAACTGGCATTCAAAATCACCGGACACTTCAAGCTTTGTTTCTGAGAGAAGAGTTCATTCTACACAACAAgtgctaataaatatttttgttcaaaattgtctcggctacatttcttgtttgaaacatttttttctacgccatacaGATTCGTGGGAAGTCATTGTCCCCCCTAGGAGTCGGGATTTTAAGGGGAAGCCCGAAGATAGGAGTTGCAaacttttttgtatctttttgGGGTTCCAAAATTGACATTGTAAGTTATGTGATTAAATATAAACGGTTTGCTAAGCTTGTAAGTAGCTTTTTTGAAAGCAGGGGAAACTATAATTATTGCTAAGTAGTGCTAATAAAACCGTAAACCCAAATATAACATATTTTTGTCCATTTACttaaattgtttcaaaaataCATCAGTAATGCTTGGAGTATAGTAACTTCAGTTGTGGTGTATGCATTTTACATATTTGGTGTACAATTTTATTGTATGGTGTTTGAGGTGTACTTTTTACTCTTGTAGGAGGAATTACCAACTTACAGACATCTTTATCCAAATTTCGCTACTCCAAAggtaatatttaatatatttttgttttctcTGGTGTGGGACTTGGGCCTTGATATTATACATAGTTTGTTGAGAGTTGTATcatagtgcagtcagtgagggtatttggcgccgaattccatcctactgcatcaatttacttgatattttcacagtaagtagggaatagctcaagaaatatAGTCTACCCTATATCCTATCGCGCTTTTATTTtaagggtggttgccaccccttggAAAATtgtttggtcaaaataaccacggaagtggctagataacctaattctaagcaaaaactgttttatatatttttttgaaaactcaatactttttgagttattcgtggttgaaaatttgtaattttcattgaaaaatgacaccttttcggacacGGTTTtgtgcgaataccttaaaaattatgcatctaacgaaaaaaactatataaaacatttttgtagcttatgaaaaatcaaagagattcatttcttcataaatcttcccGTTATAATACAAAAAGCGACATGGTAAATGAAAAAAGATtgtttttgtgcatgctcaaatcggtgtattcaacttaaaataacagagaaacggtcgattttatggGTATAATGCTACGATAACCTTTGGTaatgcttgaaaagacctttaaaacgagcactgttaaatgtcgattacattcaaactaagcgagatatggtgtaaaaaaattgatgactaatgtattttaaggaaaaatgagaagtatatttaacccctatttaatcgacatttaacagtgctcattttaaaggtcctttcaagcactacaaaagatatttGTTGCATTATATCCTTAAAATCAACAACCatttctgttattttaagttaaacacaccgatttgagcatgcaccaaaaaaatatcttttaaactaccatatctctttttgtattataattagaagatttatgaagaaacgaatctctttgattgtGCATAAGctagaaaaatgttttatatagtttttttcgttagatgcataatttttaaggtattcacaaaaaactgtccgaaaaggtgacatttttcaatgaaaatggcaaatttttaaataagaataactcaaaaagtaatgagttttcaaaaaaaattataaaacagtttttgtttagaattaggtTCCTCTAGCCACTCCCGtggttattttgacaaaaaagaTTCCAGCCCGGAGAAGGGGTGGGatccacccccaagataaaagcgcacattggaatagggtagactttgaattaggagataagtagaggctatccccaaaatttcattaaaatccatgcagtagaatAGAATTCGGAGGTATACATGATATCCTGTTTTTACTATCAATTACTGGCGTATCAGGGGTGTTAAATATTTTCCTCAGATCTGGGTAAAAACAAGGCGACATCCAGTCGAAAGCTCCATAAGAGTATGTATATTAAATAAGGGAAGGCTAAATTTTCACAGATTTGGGAAAAAATCACTGGAACAATTTATGATCTGGTCTGTACTTTTACGACCTTAAAAGGATTCTTTATGGAACAGTTTTTCTGGAGGATAATCCTTGATGTCTGTGTTAGTCAATTATTAGTGTACTGGGTGTACCAATACTACAGCGAGAAGTTTTTAAACCTTCATTACTTGAATAAATTGCGGTTTTCATTCTACTATTAACAAGcttaatttcaattttttaacaaacttcTACACGGCTATTCACTATGAAaaacccttcttcttcttttggctgctacaattgcaaactcttctctgtcttcagaaAAACCGTTCAGTATTCCTCGTTCTTTGAGGGACATTTGACGTACTGTCAAAAATAAGCCACTGGCTCCCTTTATATTGTCATACTTAACGTTTTAAATGATGAAGAAAGATTATTCCGAATTCACCCAATTTGTGTTATGTCGCATTATCAAATAATCCCCATATTTTCCAATGCTTTTGAACTAACAAACTTAGCACGTTTTTCATAAAGAAAAATTctagaaatttcaaattttgtagAGTGAGGAAAAGGACGATAATGCATCAGGAGACAATACGGAAAAAACAGATCAGGTAACGTTGGTGAATTGTTCAATGAATCTAATAAATTTTGATTGATTTCAGAAGTGCATGTTTGTATGTTACGTCTTAATGTGGAAAGAGTCTGGTAGAAAGAAGCAattttaacagaaaataatgttaaagagcgcaggcgcaaaatttcggcccaatgatttttaaatgcattcgttttttcgaatcctgaagaaattaataagtatttttgaaaaatttaacgcagaatgaaagatcatattattaccgagggtcgaaaatcactgaaaacttctataatgtttattttaataagttacaggagtgaaaaaagagagaaaattgagtgtgatttttaatttcaaatacctcattcaaaagaaactttttgtttattctaagtgactttcggcactcggtaataatgtaatctttcattctggtttaaatttttcaaaaatatttattatttctttcaggatccgaaaaaaattaatgcatttaaaaagcattgggccaaaattttgcgcctacgctcttaagtgattttttaatatattgatataaattactaGTTT from Diabrotica virgifera virgifera chromosome 3, PGI_DIABVI_V3a harbors:
- the LOC114324494 gene encoding IST1 homolog isoform X5, producing the protein MFSSGPNYPKLKTNLRLSISRLKLLQKKKSELTEKSRKEIADYIVAGKIERAKIRVEYIIREDYLVEALEVVEMYCDLLLARFGLISNMKELDDGIAEAVSSLIWVAPRLMSDVQELKVIADLLATKYGPQYAEACRIESVESISAKLKHKLSIQAPPKLLVEKYMIEIAKSYNVPYEPDAQIMATEKGHDALLIDLSTNNLGGGGMPQPPGFFGYPQPPPLPQFVNPMPPQPFTYPDQKGKELNIGPTAPPTPPFPYNIPPNGEKEVNTDIGSEEKDDNASGDNTEKTDQNSNTAPKPAPRSKLNDKVYDLPELPSVPNMDPSPEKDDIDFDDLSRRFNELKKKH
- the LOC114324494 gene encoding IST1 homolog isoform X6, with amino-acid sequence MFSSGPNYPKLKTNLRLSISRLKLLQKKKSELTEKSRKEIADYIVAGKIERAKIRVEYIIREDYLVEALEVVEMYCDLLLARFGLISNMKELDDGIAEAVSSLIWVAPRLMSDVQELKVIADLLATKYGPQYAEACRIESVESISAKLKHKLSIQAPPKLLVEKYMIEIAKSYNVPYEPDAQIMATEKGHDALLIDLSTNNLGGGGMPQPPGFFGYPQPPPLPQFVNPMPPQPFTYPDQKGKELNIGPTAPPTPPFPYNIPPNGEKEVNTDIGEELPTYRHLYPNFATPKNSNTAPKPAPRSKLNDKVYDLPELPSVPNMDPSPEKDDIDFDDLSRRFNELKKKH
- the LOC114324494 gene encoding IST1 homolog isoform X2; translation: MFSSGPNYPKLKTNLRLSISRLKLLQKKKSELTEKSRKEIADYIVAGKIERAKIRVEYIIREDYLVEALEVVEMYCDLLLARFGLISNMKELDDGIAEAVSSLIWVAPRLMSDVQELKVIADLLATKYGPQYAEACRIESVESISAKLKHKLSIQAPPKLLVEKYMIEIAKSYNVPYEPDAQIMATEKGHDALLIDLSTNNLGGGGMPQPPGFFGYPQPPPLPQFVNPMPPQPFTYPDQKGKELNIGPTAPPTPPFPYNIPPNGEKEVNTDIGEELPTYRHLYPNFATPKSEEKDDNASGDNTEKTDQNSNTAPKPAPRSKLNDKVYDLPELPSVPNMDPSPEKDDIDFDDLSRRFNELKKKH
- the LOC114324494 gene encoding IST1 homolog isoform X1, coding for MFSSGPNYPKLKTNLRLSISRLKLLQKKKSELTEKSRKEIADYIVAGKIERAKIRVEYIIREDYLVEALEVVEMYCDLLLARFGLISNMKELDDGIAEAVSSLIWVAPRLMSDVQELKVIADLLATKYGPQYAEACRIESVESISAKLKHKLSIQAPPKLLVEKYMIEIAKSYNVPYEPDAQIMATEKGHDALLIDLSTNNLGGGGMPQPPGFFGYPQPPPLPQFVNPMPPQPFTYPDQKGKELNIGPTAPPTPPFPYNIPPNGEKEVNTDIGEELPTYRHLYPNFATPKSEEKDDNASGDNTEKTDQENPKDLNLDVNLENSNTAPKPAPRSKLNDKVYDLPELPSVPNMDPSPEKDDIDFDDLSRRFNELKKKH